One Leopardus geoffroyi isolate Oge1 chromosome C1, O.geoffroyi_Oge1_pat1.0, whole genome shotgun sequence DNA segment encodes these proteins:
- the LOC123599783 gene encoding uncharacterized protein LOC123599783 has product MAGSTRGWKRREGLCPGAPGGQAFRPPASRRDRTRFCGLEQPREQIQAAVSLSPLPSGGHRPPQLLQPASQAWSCTSVCVPLEAGGQLGKASLISEDAAALSGPEDRGSSVLETKRTDNGQVVRKDRSLSSDPQCERKTQKVKQEPLEQWAQRGQDSIHHRRPPYVLSPPLALEPEEAACAPNQSHGVPASGQCPDSLVPSGLIWNFPCFHREAP; this is encoded by the exons ATGGCCGGCAgcaccagaggctggaagagacGAGAAGGACTCTGCCCTGGAGCCCCCGGAGGGCAGGCgttcagacctccagcctccagacgTGACAGGACCCGCTTCTGTGGCTTAGAGCAGCCCAGGGAGCAGATTCAGGCagctgtctccctgtctcctctgcccTCCG GAGGCCACAGGCCGCCTCAGCTCCTACAGCCAGCGTCCCAGGCCTGGAGCTGCACATCGGTGTGTGTGCCTTTGGAAG CCGGCGGGCAGCTGGGAAAGGCCTCGCTGATCTCGGAGGACGCTGCGGCCCTGAGTGGGCCTGAGGACAGAGGCTCCTCTGTGCTGG AGACCAAACGTACTGACAACGGCCAGGTCGTACGTAAAGACAGGAGTCTGAGCTCTGACCCACAGTGTGAGAGAAAAACCCAGAAAGTCAAACAGGAACCCCTGGAACAATGGGCCCAAAGGGGCCAGGACTCGATCCATCACCGGCGGCCTCCCTACGTTTTgtccccacctctggctctggagccagaggaAGCCGCATGCGCCCCCAACCAGTCACATGGGGTGCCTGCTTCTGGCCAGTGCCCCGACTCCCTGGTGCCATCTGGGCTCATCTGGAACTTTCCCTGTTTCCACCGGGAGGCTCCCTAG